The nucleotide window CCAGGACGCCGACGATAACGTCCAGATTGTTGATGATGTAGGAGAGGAAGCACATGAAGACAGTCAGGTTGAGTAATATCGTAGCGCCTCACTTCTGGGGGCTGCACCGCGACATCAAGAGCCATGGCCACACGTACTACTGGCTGGAAGGCGGGCGCGGCAGCACGAAGTCGTCGGCGATGAGCCTGGAGATTCCGCAGCTCTTGATTAAGAATCCGGGCTGTCACGCCGTGGTGCTGCGTAAAGTGGGCAACACTATCAAGAATAGCGTCTACCCGCAAATGCAGTGGGGCATTGACGCGCTGGGGCTTACCAGTAAGTTCAGGTTCAAGACGAGCCCGCACGAGATTACCTATAAGAAAACCGGGCAGAAGATTCTGTTTTTCGGTGTAGATGATCCACAGAAGATCAAGTCCATCAAATTGCCGTTTGGGTATGTCGGTATCTGCTGGCTGGAGGAGCTGGATCAGTTTAGCGGCATGGAAGAAATCCGCAACTTGAACCAGTCGCTGCT belongs to Megasphaera vaginalis (ex Bordigoni et al. 2020) and includes:
- a CDS encoding PBSX family phage terminase large subunit, with product MKTVRLSNIVAPHFWGLHRDIKSHGHTYYWLEGGRGSTKSSAMSLEIPQLLIKNPGCHAVVLRKVGNTIKNSVYPQMQWGIDALGLTSKFRFKTSPHEITYKKTGQKILFFGVDDPQKIKSIKLPFGYVGICWLEELDQFSGMEEIRNLNQSLLRGGPVFWEFCSFNPPKSQNNWVNEEKLFDDPDRLVHHSTYLGVPREWLGDRFFEDA